The segment CGAGAACTACCGCCCCGACACCATGGCCAAACTCGGTTTCGATTTCGAGACGCTGCGGAAAACCAATCCCGGCCTGATCTACGGCGCCATCTCCGGCTTCGGGCGCACCGGGCCCTATGCCTTGCGCGGCGGTTTCGATCTGGTGGCCCAGGGCTATTCCGGGCTGATGTCAATCACCGGCGAGGGACCCGAACGGCCGCCGGTCAAGGTCGGCGCGCCGGTGGCCGACATCACCGCCGGCATCCTGCTGGCCATGGGAATTCTGGCCGCCTATACGCGGCGGCTGAAAACCGGCGAAGGCCAGATGGTCGACACCTCGCTGATGGAGGCCGGCATCGTCCATACCTATTGGCAATCGGCCATCAGCTTCGCCACTGGTGATCCGCCCCGCGCCATGGGTTCGGCCCATCCCTTGAACGCGCCCTACCAGGCGATTCGTACCCAGGACGGCTATTTCAATCTCGGCGCCGCCAACCCGCGCACTTGGGGTCTCATGGTCGAGGCCATCGGCCGGCCGGAATTGGCCCAGGATGCGCGTTTTGCCGACAACGAGGGCCGCATGGCCAACCGGGCGGAACTGATCGCCGAGCTCGAAGCCGTCTTCACCACCAAGACCAGCGCCCAATGGCTGGAAATCCTGGAAGCAGCTCGCGTTCCGGCCGGCCCCATCCTCGACGTGGCCGAGATGCACGCGAACGAACAGGTGCTGGCCCGCGACATGGTGCTGGAGACCGACCACCCGCTGGCCGGGCGGGTGCGAACCCTGGGCCCGCCGGTCAAGTTCGGCACAACACCGGGCGGCGTCCACCGGCCGGCCCCCACCTTCGGCCAGCACACCCGCGAGGTGCTCCTGGAATACGGCTACGCCACCGCCGAGATTGAGGAACTGGCGGCCTCCGGCGCTATCGTGCTGGGCGATGCCTGAGATCGTCGACGCCCACCAGCACTTCTGGTACCTGGGGCGCAACCCCTATCCCTGGCTGCAGGACGAGTCGCTGGTGGGATTTCGTTACGGCGACAACTACGACGCCATCAAGCGCGACTACCTGCCCGACGATTACCGGCGCGACGCGGCCCGGCAGAACGTCGTCGCCACGGTGCACATGGAGGCCGAATGGGCGCGTGAGGATCCGGTGGCCGAAAGCGCCTGGTTGCAGGAGATCGCCGAACGCCACGGCTTGCCCAACGCGGTGGTGGGCTGGGCCGATTTCGCCCGCGCGGATATCGCCGAGGTGCTGGCCGGCCACGCCCAATATCCGCTCTTGCGTTCCATCCGGCAAAAGCCGGTCTCCATGGCCGACCCCCAATGGCGCCAGGGCTATGCCCTGCTCGCCCGGCACGGCTTTCATTACGACTTGCAGGCGCCGTGGAGCCAGCTCGGCGAAGCGGCGGCGCTGGCCCGGGACTTTCCCGACACCCTCATCATCCTCAACCACACCGGCCTGCCGACAGACCGCGACGAGGCGGCGCTGGCGGTGTGGCGAACCGCCATCGAGGAATTCGCCGCCGAGCCCAACACGGCCCTCAAGATCTCCGGCCTGGGCCGGGCCGGCCAGCCCTGGACAGCGGCCGCCAACCGCCGCGTGGTGCTTGATGCCATCGAGGTCTTCGGGGCCGGGCGCGCCATGTTCGCCTCCAACTGGCCGGTCGACAGCCTGGCCGCCGACAGCCTAGACACCATCTTCGATGGTTTTCAGGAAATCGTCGCCGATCTGGGCCAGGCCGAGCGCCGCCGGCTGTTTCGCGACAACGCCGTCGAGATCTACCGTATCAATCTGTGAACACTGCCTTGCCACCGGAATGTCCCGCCGAATCGCCCCACCAAGCCAAGATCGTGTAGGATTTCGCCGACACCTTCGGGGGGGCATTCGGTGAACGAGAACGGCGTTCAACGGCGGCTTTCAGCTATCCTGGCCGCCGACGTGGTGGGCTACACGCGGCTCATGGAACAGGATACCGACGGCACGGTGGCGGCCTGGCAGGCAGCAAATACTGGCACATGGGCCTTAGCCCGCGCCTTGACCCGTTTCCGTGGCGTTCACCAGACAGGCCATGTTGCCGTAGGGATGCCGGTTCTCGTGCATCAGCTGATGGGCCTGGCCTATCTCGTCGAACGGCATGGTGTCCGATAGGCAGGGGTCCACTTTCTTGTCGATGACCAGCTGGTTGGCCGCCGCCGCCTGTTCGTCGTTGGACAGGTGGCTGCCCTGGAAGCGCTTTTGCATCATCCAGTGGTAGCGCAGATCCATGCTGATGTTGTAGCCGCTGGTGCCGGCGCAGATCACGATCAGGCCACCCGTGTCACAGACGAAACCCGACGTCGGCAAGGTCGCCTCGCCCGGATGCTCGAACACGATCCGCGGGTTCTGTCGCTCTCCCAGGCAATCCCAGATGGCCTTGCCGAAGCCCCGTGCGCCCTTCATCCATTGGCCCCATTCCTGGCTCGCCGTATCGGGCATGGTGCCCCAATGGTCGAAGTCGTTGCGGTTGACCACGCCGACGGCGCCGTGGTCGAGGCAGAATTGACGTTTGGCCTCGTCGGAAACCACGGCCACGGGCTTGCCGCCGTGGGCCGCGACGATTTGCAGCGCCAAGCTGCCGAGACCGCCGGC is part of the Alphaproteobacteria bacterium genome and harbors:
- a CDS encoding CoA transferase; the encoded protein is MEPFGPLEGVKVIELCHVMAGPTCGLMLADMGADVIKVEKLEGDDTRHTLPPDVNGESAAFLMMNRNKRGMVIDLKTEDGKGVLRKLLETADVVTENYRPDTMAKLGFDFETLRKTNPGLIYGAISGFGRTGPYALRGGFDLVAQGYSGLMSITGEGPERPPVKVGAPVADITAGILLAMGILAAYTRRLKTGEGQMVDTSLMEAGIVHTYWQSAISFATGDPPRAMGSAHPLNAPYQAIRTQDGYFNLGAANPRTWGLMVEAIGRPELAQDARFADNEGRMANRAELIAELEAVFTTKTSAQWLEILEAARVPAGPILDVAEMHANEQVLARDMVLETDHPLAGRVRTLGPPVKFGTTPGGVHRPAPTFGQHTREVLLEYGYATAEIEELAASGAIVLGDA
- a CDS encoding amidohydrolase family protein; this encodes MPEIVDAHQHFWYLGRNPYPWLQDESLVGFRYGDNYDAIKRDYLPDDYRRDAARQNVVATVHMEAEWAREDPVAESAWLQEIAERHGLPNAVVGWADFARADIAEVLAGHAQYPLLRSIRQKPVSMADPQWRQGYALLARHGFHYDLQAPWSQLGEAAALARDFPDTLIILNHTGLPTDRDEAALAVWRTAIEEFAAEPNTALKISGLGRAGQPWTAAANRRVVLDAIEVFGAGRAMFASNWPVDSLAADSLDTIFDGFQEIVADLGQAERRRLFRDNAVEIYRINL